The following proteins are co-located in the Penaeus monodon isolate SGIC_2016 chromosome 10, NSTDA_Pmon_1, whole genome shotgun sequence genome:
- the LOC119577488 gene encoding alpha/beta-gliadin A-V-like isoform X1 has protein sequence MSGHQCLTSHSSSKVSFSHPFRSNQYTADMKMFMAVLILGCVASSRALFFDLFKKESQADPWTAQAADPWAQPVDPWAQQPASSWTKPSLKPVIKEVPIYIPYPKLEPVQFVKPFPIFKPEFVPAPVPLYKPQLSLPSKFFNFNANLEAHKQQYQQAQQQQYQEALQQYQLARQQQYHQYQLAQQQYHHHHHQQQQQQQQQQQQQQQQLQQHHQHHQSTTSPSTAYEAPETQNH, from the exons ATGTCAGGACATCAGTGTCTCACCAGCCACAGTTCAAGCAAGGTCTCGTTCTCACATCCGTTCAGGTCCAACCAGTACACCGCCGATATGAAGATG tTCATGGCCGTCCTGATCCTTGGTTGCGTGGCCTCCTCTAGGGCCCTCTTCTTCGACCTCTTCAAAAAGGAGTCGCAGGCTGATCCCTGGACTGCACAAGCCGCAGATCCTTGGGCGCAGCCCGTGGATCCCTGGGCCCAACAGCCAGCCAGTTCCTGGACCAAACCCTCCCTTAAGCCCGTGATTAAAGAG GTGCCCATCTACATCCCTTACCCAAAGCTGGAGCCCGTGCAGTTCGTCAAGCCTTTCCCGATCTTCAAGCCGGAGTTCGTGCCGGCTCCCGTCCCCTTGTATAAGCCTCAGCTTTCTCTGCCGAGCAAGTTCTTCAACTTCAACGC TAATTTGGAAGCGCATAAGCAGCAGTACCAACAAGCCCAGCAACAGCAGTACCAAGAAGCTCTGCAGCAGTACCAGCTCGCTCGGCAGCAGCAATACCATCAATACCAGCTCGCCCAACAGcagtaccaccaccaccaccacca acaacaacaacaacaacaacaacaacaacaacaacaacaacaacagctgcagcagcatcaccaacatcaccagtCCACCACCAGCCCTTCCACCGCGTACGAAGCGCCTGAAACACAAAACCACTA A
- the LOC119577489 gene encoding protein TonB-like, whose amino-acid sequence MKMIVAFLILGCVASSRAIFFDLFKKESQQADPWPAQPADPWAQPVSAWAKPSFQPVIKEVPIYIPYPKLEPVPISKPVPIFKPEFVEAPIPVYKPQIGLPDKFFNFNANVGLRSNPSTTNSHNSPHTAAPPAAAPEHRQPSTPSTAYQAPESHHHHH is encoded by the exons ATGAAGATG ataGTGGCCTTCCTTATCCTGGGTTGCGTGGCCTCCTCTAGAGCCATTTTCTTCGACCTCTTCAAGAAGGAATCGCAGCAGGCTGATCCCTGGCCTGCACAACCAGCAGACCCCTGGGCGCAACCTGTAAGTGCCTGGGCTAAACCATCCTTCCAGCCTGTAATCAAGGAG gTTCCTATCTACATCCCATACCCTAAGCTGGAGCCCGTGCCCATCTCCAAACCCGTGCCCATATTCAAGCCGGAGTTTGTGGAAGCCCCAATCCCCGTGTATAAGCCCCAGATCGGCCTCCCAGACAAATTCTTCAACTTCAATGC TAACGTGGGACTCCGAAGCAACCCCAGTACTACCAACAGCCACAACAGCCCTCATACAGCAGCTCCACCAGCAGCAGCCCCAGAGCACCGCCAGCCCTCCACGCCCTCCACCGCCTACCAGGCACCCGagtcccatcatcatcatcattag
- the LOC119577488 gene encoding putative uncharacterized protein DDB_G0294196 isoform X2, with protein sequence MSGHQCLTSHSSSKVSFSHPFRSNQYTADMKMFMAVLILGCVASSRALFFDLFKKESQADPWTAQAADPWAQPVDPWAQQPASPWTKPSLKPVIKEVPIYIPYPKLEPVQFVKPFPIFKPEFVSAPVPLYKPQLSLPSKFFNFNANLEAHKQQYQQAQQQQYQEALQQYQLARQQQYHQYQLAQQQYHNNNNNNNNNNNNNNSCSSITNITSPPPALPPRTKRLKHKTTNLH encoded by the exons ATGTCAGGACATCAGTGTCTCACCAGCCACAGTTCAAGCAAGGTCTCGTTCTCACATCCGTTCAGGTCCAACCAGTACACCGCCGATATGAAGATG tTCATGGCCGTCCTGATCCTTGGTTGCGTGGCCTCCTCTAGGGCCCTCTTCTTCGACCTCTTCAAAAAGGAGTCGCAGGCTGATCCCTGGACTGCACAGGCCGCAGATCCTTGGGCGCAGCCCGTGGATCCCTGGGCCCAACAGCCAGCCAGTCCCTGGACCAAACCCTCCCTTAAGCCCGTGATTAAAGAG GTGCCCATCTACATCCCTTACCCAAAGCTGGAGCCCGTGCAGTTCGTGAAGCCTTTCCCGATCTTCAAGCCGGAGTTCGTGTCGGCTCCCGTCCCCTTGTATAAGCCTCAGCTTTCTCTGCCGAGCAAGTTCTTCAACTTCAACGC TAATTTGGAAGCGCATAAGCAGCAGTACCAACAAGCCCAGCAACAGCAGTACCAAGAAGCTCTGCAGCAGTACCAGCTCGCTCGGCAGCAGCAATACCATCAATACCAGCTCGCCCAACAGCagtaccacaacaacaacaacaacaacaacaacaacaacaacaacaacaacagctgcagcagcatcaccaacatcaccagtCCACCACCAGCCCTTCCACCGCGTACGAAGCGCCTGAAACACAAAACCACTA ACTTGCACTGA